The Candidatus Omnitrophota bacterium genome contains a region encoding:
- a CDS encoding serine hydroxymethyltransferase, translating to MKHLKQTDPEVFAAIQNEVRRQNDNLEMIASENFTSLAVLEAQGSVLTNKYAEGYPGRRWYGGCEYVDIVETLAIERAKTIFGAEHANVQAHSGSQANMAVYFAAINPGDTVLAMDLAAGGHLTHGHPHNFSGRFFKMVGYGVDRKTESLDYDVIQELAKIHKPKMILAGASAYPRTIDFKRFRQIADSVGAYLFVDMAHIAGLIAAGLHPSPVPYAEFVTSTTHKTLRGPRGGFILCKKEFAKKIDSQIFPGIQGGPLMHVVAAKAVAFAEALTPEFKQYQVQLVKNAAELADSLEKKGFRIVSGGTDTHLMLVDLNAKNTTGADASRILGEVNITVNKNLIPFDEKSPTVTSGIRLGTAAVSTRKMKEAEMQKIASLINEALESQADPQKLARIKKETIALTKKFPLYPELLK from the coding sequence GTGAAACATTTAAAGCAGACTGATCCGGAAGTTTTTGCCGCGATTCAAAATGAAGTAAGGCGCCAGAATGATAACTTAGAGATGATTGCCTCGGAGAATTTTACCTCGCTGGCGGTTTTAGAGGCGCAGGGCTCGGTGTTGACCAATAAATATGCCGAAGGCTATCCCGGCCGGCGCTGGTATGGAGGATGCGAATACGTGGATATTGTCGAGACCCTGGCGATTGAGCGGGCCAAAACAATCTTTGGCGCAGAGCACGCCAATGTCCAGGCGCATTCCGGCTCGCAGGCAAATATGGCGGTATATTTTGCGGCGATTAATCCGGGAGATACCGTCTTAGCCATGGATTTAGCCGCCGGAGGCCATCTTACCCACGGGCATCCGCATAATTTTTCCGGAAGATTTTTTAAGATGGTTGGCTATGGGGTCGACCGCAAAACCGAAAGCTTAGATTATGATGTAATTCAGGAGTTGGCTAAAATTCATAAGCCAAAAATGATTTTAGCAGGGGCCTCAGCCTACCCCAGGACAATCGATTTTAAAAGGTTCCGCCAGATCGCCGACAGCGTCGGAGCGTATTTATTTGTGGATATGGCCCATATCGCCGGCTTAATTGCGGCGGGGCTTCATCCGTCGCCTGTGCCTTACGCGGAGTTTGTTACTTCTACCACGCACAAAACTTTACGCGGGCCCCGCGGCGGTTTTATTTTGTGTAAAAAAGAATTTGCCAAAAAAATTGACAGCCAGATTTTTCCCGGAATTCAGGGCGGGCCCCTGATGCACGTAGTCGCGGCCAAAGCTGTGGCATTTGCCGAAGCCCTGACCCCGGAATTTAAGCAGTATCAGGTTCAGCTGGTTAAAAACGCCGCGGAGTTGGCGGATTCTTTGGAGAAAAAAGGTTTCCGGATTGTTTCCGGCGGCACGGACACCCATTTAATGCTGGTGGATTTAAATGCCAAGAATACCACCGGAGCGGATGCCTCAAGAATTCTGGGGGAAGTTAATATTACAGTGAATAAAAACCTGATTCCCTTTGATGAAAAAAGTCCGACAGTAACCAGCGGTATCCGTTTAGGGACTGCCGCGGTGAGCACACGCAAGATGAAAGAGGCAGAGATGCAGAAAATCGCCAGCTTAATCAATGAGGCGCTGGAAAGTCAGGCAGATCCGCAAAAATTAGCCCGGATCAAAAAAGAGACAATTGCTTTAACCAAGAAATTCCCATTATACCCGGAGCTGTTAAAATAA
- a CDS encoding secondary thiamine-phosphate synthase enzyme YjbQ, producing MKVFTQELFFNTKNRQEFINITDQVQQALARSQIKEGLCLVNPMHITASVFINDDESGLHKDFSAWLERLAPYGLDKYQHNLTGEDNADAHLKRTIMGREVVVAITAGKFHFGPWEQIFYGEFDGQRKKRVLIKIIGE from the coding sequence ATGAAGGTTTTTACCCAGGAGTTATTTTTTAATACGAAAAACCGGCAGGAGTTTATTAATATCACGGATCAGGTCCAGCAGGCTTTGGCCAGAAGCCAGATCAAAGAAGGGCTGTGTTTAGTTAACCCGATGCATATTACTGCCAGCGTCTTTATCAATGATGATGAAAGCGGGCTGCACAAAGATTTTTCCGCCTGGCTTGAAAGGCTGGCGCCGTATGGCTTAGATAAATACCAGCATAATCTTACCGGGGAAGACAACGCCGACGCGCATTTAAAGCGCACGATTATGGGCAGGGAGGTGGTCGTGGCAATAACCGCCGGCAAATTTCATTTTGGGCCATGGGAGCAGATTTTTTACGGTGAGTTTGACGGCCAGCGCAAGAAGCGGGTTTTGATTAAGATAATTGGTGAATAA
- a CDS encoding AsmA family protein: MKKFIIIALILFLAFTAGIIYLNKVIFPVKIKALIISALEKQTGANVSLKSAEFSVFKGLVLSDLVISDSQNVILSARQANCSIFIWPIFKKQIIIPGINLKSPYIFLERRQDGSFNLEDLFKPAPPSAKKSDFSISVFKISVSSGDVVFQDDTLSAGFKKEVKNIQFNLQLGLPVSLKFNFKGEIANNPSVFINASGEYKILDRSLAANITIKNLSPKEFQAYYSNLGDLVSGSVDLQAQINFKDPLLQANITAKGNDLVLAKDKLEARFNSSLKSKIVYNLQTKGVTFDGACDILQADISGLGVLGDIKNLRGKFDFNQRSLAADSLKAELLGMPFEIKLGIKDFNTLVLNIDTDLNLSFLPMIAKEKFNSTLINSAGGKAALSIKAYPDKKGAWELEGALKIKEANLKFDKQKNPVENIASSIEFSRQGLNWTDTSFKYQGISYQSSGTLSDFRAPGVNLKLFSEGLSLAADFNLSDRKIKVNQFKGKYLDSQFSISGNIDNSDSANPRVDLGGDINFELSSLAKMLEKQYPAITSMHPAGQVDAQFNLKGNPRNFKNCYLEAKLASSKFSLYGLNAQNLALDFLLDQKIVKIPALSIILYDGLIEGIGALNLDTANLPYQLELKASGIKLEKLKADTASKNKKISGTLLGGLKLSGYANDINKLEGSGRFSILEGDLWEFNLLQGLGKLLFAKDLGSIKFSECTSDFLVKDKFVYTDNLKLKSNVVNFSGPVKIGFNGSLEGALDVEVLSEMVPVSGTFKDITTAIIGQAGKFASIKLSGTLKEPKYSFKPAVTNIIKGLTDVLFGNNFH; encoded by the coding sequence ATGAAGAAATTCATCATCATCGCGCTGATTTTGTTTTTGGCCTTTACCGCCGGCATAATCTACCTGAATAAAGTAATTTTCCCCGTAAAAATAAAAGCCCTCATCATTTCCGCGCTGGAAAAACAGACCGGCGCAAATGTCAGCTTAAAATCCGCGGAGTTTAGCGTATTCAAAGGTCTGGTCTTAAGTGACCTGGTTATTTCCGACAGCCAGAATGTAATTTTAAGCGCCCGCCAGGCAAACTGCAGTATTTTTATCTGGCCTATTTTTAAGAAACAGATTATTATTCCCGGCATAAACCTTAAAAGCCCGTATATCTTTTTAGAGCGCAGGCAGGATGGGAGTTTTAATTTAGAGGATTTATTTAAACCTGCCCCTCCTTCCGCGAAAAAATCGGATTTCAGCATTTCTGTTTTTAAAATCAGCGTATCTTCCGGAGATGTCGTTTTTCAGGATGATACACTGTCAGCCGGCTTCAAGAAGGAGGTCAAGAACATCCAATTTAATCTTCAACTGGGCCTGCCGGTAAGCCTGAAGTTTAATTTTAAAGGTGAAATTGCCAATAACCCGTCTGTTTTCATCAATGCCAGCGGCGAATATAAAATCCTGGACCGCAGTTTAGCCGCCAACATTACAATTAAAAACCTGTCTCCTAAAGAATTTCAAGCTTATTACAGTAATTTAGGCGATCTGGTTTCCGGGTCAGTGGATTTGCAGGCGCAGATTAATTTTAAAGATCCGCTGCTGCAGGCAAATATTACCGCTAAAGGCAATGATTTGGTTTTGGCAAAAGATAAATTAGAAGCCAGGTTCAATTCCAGCTTAAAAAGTAAAATTGTTTATAACCTGCAGACTAAAGGGGTTACCTTTGACGGAGCCTGCGATATCCTGCAGGCCGATATTTCAGGTTTAGGGGTTTTGGGAGATATAAAGAACCTGCGCGGAAAATTTGATTTTAACCAGCGCTCTTTAGCCGCCGATAGCCTCAAAGCTGAACTCTTGGGCATGCCTTTTGAGATTAAGCTGGGTATTAAAGATTTCAATACTCTGGTATTAAATATAGATACCGATTTAAATTTAAGTTTTTTACCAATGATCGCCAAAGAAAAATTTAATTCTACCCTGATTAATTCAGCCGGCGGCAAAGCCGCTTTATCCATTAAGGCGTATCCGGATAAAAAAGGAGCCTGGGAGCTAGAAGGGGCCTTAAAGATTAAAGAAGCGAATTTAAAATTCGATAAGCAAAAAAACCCTGTGGAGAATATTGCTTCATCCATCGAATTTAGCCGGCAAGGGCTTAACTGGACGGATACGAGTTTTAAATATCAAGGGATAAGTTATCAGAGCAGCGGAACATTATCTGATTTTAGGGCTCCCGGCGTTAACCTGAAACTTTTTTCCGAAGGCTTATCCCTGGCCGCGGATTTTAATTTATCGGACAGGAAAATAAAAGTAAATCAGTTTAAGGGTAAATACCTTGATTCGCAGTTTTCAATCAGCGGCAATATCGATAACTCTGATTCCGCCAATCCCCGGGTGGATTTAGGCGGGGATATTAATTTTGAACTGAGCAGCTTAGCCAAGATGCTGGAAAAACAATATCCGGCGATAACCTCGATGCATCCGGCGGGACAAGTGGATGCGCAGTTTAATTTAAAGGGCAATCCGCGTAACTTCAAAAACTGCTACTTAGAGGCAAAATTGGCCAGTAGTAAGTTTTCCCTTTACGGCTTAAACGCGCAAAATTTAGCCCTGGATTTTTTACTGGATCAAAAGATAGTAAAGATACCCGCCTTAAGCATTATTCTTTATGACGGGTTGATCGAGGGCATCGGCGCCCTGAATCTTGATACTGCTAATCTTCCTTATCAATTAGAGTTAAAAGCCAGCGGAATTAAACTGGAGAAACTCAAAGCGGATACCGCCTCCAAAAATAAGAAGATTTCCGGGACATTGCTTGGTGGACTGAAGCTTAGCGGTTATGCAAATGACATCAATAAACTCGAGGGAAGCGGCCGTTTTTCTATCCTGGAGGGTGATCTTTGGGAGTTTAACCTGCTTCAGGGGTTAGGCAAGCTTTTGTTTGCCAAAGACCTGGGGAGTATTAAGTTTTCCGAATGTACTTCGGATTTTCTGGTAAAAGATAAATTTGTTTATACGGATAACCTGAAATTAAAAAGCAATGTCGTCAATTTTTCCGGGCCGGTAAAAATAGGTTTTAACGGTTCCCTGGAAGGCGCTTTGGATGTGGAGGTCTTAAGTGAAATGGTCCCGGTAAGCGGGACATTCAAGGATATTACTACCGCCATTATCGGCCAGGCGGGGAAATTCGCTTCCATTAAATTAAGCGGAACGCTTAAGGAGCCAAAATACAGTTTTAAGCCGGCGGTAACCAATATTATTAAAGGGTTAACCGATGTTCTGTTTGGAAATAATTTTCATTAA
- a CDS encoding HD domain-containing protein, whose amino-acid sequence MLKFSEKDENILRPVYNFAKAKKVKLYLVGGALRDLILKRKKENPDFDFCLRTGALNFGRKLAQELKAAFVVLDEEHAACRLVKRIENKLYTFDFTDFRAPVLEKDLLHRDFTINAMALELGNVFSGKDLSAAIIDPYSGRDDLGRKVIKVTGKNSFTEDPLRILRAFSFSCMLDFSLDKETLRLAKKEKNKISLVSSERVREELFKVFDSLTAHASLVILDKLKILEIIFPEIKPMRGIGQGPYHHLDVWQHTLETLNQFELILKTVKQNSDINNYLEEEISGLRKRSSLLKLACILHDVGKPAALRREKGRIIFHGHERVGLGLTRLISRRLKLSNEEGRSLERIVLWHLRPGYLADNPHPSQRAIFRYFRDTGTDALAVLLLSLADQRATKGPLTTALSRIRHEKIVKSLIRKLLKKKKEKKAVRLLNGNDIMGKFKLPASPLIGTILEVLEEAQAIGKIKDKKEALELAAKIIKKGK is encoded by the coding sequence GTGCTCAAGTTCAGCGAAAAAGATGAAAATATTTTAAGGCCGGTTTATAATTTTGCCAAAGCCAAGAAAGTAAAATTATATCTGGTCGGCGGAGCTTTGCGCGATTTAATTTTAAAGCGGAAAAAAGAAAACCCGGATTTTGATTTCTGCTTAAGAACCGGCGCCCTGAATTTTGGCCGCAAGCTGGCCCAAGAGCTAAAAGCCGCCTTTGTAGTTTTAGATGAGGAGCACGCGGCTTGCCGGCTGGTAAAAAGGATAGAAAATAAACTCTACACCTTTGATTTTACAGATTTCCGCGCTCCGGTTTTAGAAAAGGACCTCCTGCACCGGGATTTTACGATCAATGCCATGGCTTTAGAGCTGGGCAATGTTTTTTCAGGCAAAGATTTAAGCGCCGCAATTATTGACCCTTATTCCGGAAGGGATGATCTTGGGCGAAAAGTAATCAAGGTCACCGGCAAGAATTCTTTTACTGAGGATCCGCTCAGAATTCTTCGCGCCTTTAGTTTTAGCTGTATGCTGGATTTTAGCCTGGATAAAGAAACTTTACGCCTGGCCAAAAAAGAAAAAAACAAGATTAGCCTGGTATCCAGTGAACGGGTGCGCGAAGAGTTATTTAAGGTTTTTGACAGCTTGACAGCCCATGCTTCTTTGGTGATCCTGGATAAGCTCAAGATTTTAGAGATTATTTTTCCTGAAATAAAGCCGATGCGCGGGATCGGCCAGGGGCCGTATCATCACCTGGATGTCTGGCAGCATACTTTGGAAACATTAAATCAGTTCGAATTGATTTTAAAAACAGTTAAACAAAATTCCGATATAAATAATTATCTTGAGGAGGAAATTTCCGGTTTGCGCAAAAGATCAAGTTTGTTAAAGTTAGCCTGTATTTTGCATGATGTGGGTAAGCCGGCAGCCTTGCGCCGGGAAAAAGGCAGGATTATTTTTCACGGCCATGAAAGAGTGGGCTTAGGTTTAACCCGCCTAATCTCCCGCAGGTTAAAATTATCCAATGAGGAAGGCCGCTCTTTAGAGCGGATTGTGCTTTGGCATTTACGGCCCGGGTATCTGGCGGATAATCCGCATCCCAGCCAGCGGGCAATCTTCCGTTATTTTCGCGATACGGGAACCGATGCCTTAGCCGTGCTTTTATTATCCCTGGCTGATCAGCGCGCCACCAAAGGCCCGCTGACCACAGCGCTTTCGCGTATCCGCCATGAGAAAATCGTTAAATCCTTGATCCGTAAATTATTGAAGAAGAAAAAAGAAAAGAAAGCGGTCCGCCTGCTTAACGGCAACGATATTATGGGTAAATTTAAATTACCGGCATCTCCTTTGATCGGCACAATCCTTGAGGTGTTGGAGGAGGCCCAGGCTATCGGTAAGATCAAGGATAAAAAAGAAGCCCTGGAGTTAGCCGCTAAAATTATCAAGAAGGGAAAATGA
- the nrdR gene encoding transcriptional regulator NrdR, whose protein sequence is MRCPFCGFKEDKVVDSRATAEESAVRRRRECLKCGKRFTTYEYVEENSLLVIKKDGSRQAFDRKKILAGIIRACEKRPVSVEKMEDVVTQVERLIQKKNDREVAASKIGELVMERLKFIDDVAYVRFASVYRQFKDVGQFMVELKDILDKDKKKKRT, encoded by the coding sequence ATGAGATGCCCGTTTTGCGGATTTAAAGAAGATAAAGTTGTTGATTCCCGGGCTACAGCCGAGGAGTCGGCAGTCAGGCGCAGAAGGGAATGCCTGAAGTGCGGCAAGCGGTTTACCACCTATGAATATGTCGAAGAAAATTCCTTGTTGGTGATTAAGAAGGACGGCAGCCGGCAGGCATTCGACCGTAAAAAGATCTTGGCCGGGATAATCCGGGCCTGCGAGAAAAGGCCGGTGAGCGTGGAGAAGATGGAGGATGTGGTTACCCAGGTTGAGCGCCTAATCCAGAAGAAAAACGACCGGGAAGTCGCGGCAAGTAAGATTGGAGAATTGGTAATGGAGAGGCTTAAATTCATCGATGATGTTGCTTATGTGCGTTTTGCCTCAGTGTACCGGCAGTTTAAAGATGTTGGCCAGTTTATGGTGGAATTAAAAGACATTCTAGACAAGGATAAGAAGAAAAAAAGGACCTAA
- a CDS encoding bifunctional nuclease family protein, whose protein sequence is MIEMELNKIVIDEKRHDQLIALKEKGGSRVLPIVIGLNEASAIKLKISGFNPPRPLTHDLIFTMLNDLGATVEKVIIDSLEENTFHAKIIVKTSSGESKSIDARPSDSIALAVRFHAPIFVEDSIVQQYEAFNKDKQ, encoded by the coding sequence ATGATTGAGATGGAGTTGAATAAAATTGTTATCGATGAAAAAAGGCATGATCAGCTGATTGCCTTAAAAGAAAAAGGGGGCTCCAGGGTCCTGCCGATTGTCATCGGCTTGAATGAAGCCTCGGCTATAAAATTAAAGATCAGCGGTTTTAATCCTCCGCGGCCTTTAACCCACGATTTAATCTTTACGATGCTTAATGACCTTGGGGCAACCGTGGAGAAGGTGATCATCGATAGCCTGGAGGAAAATACCTTTCATGCCAAGATTATCGTTAAGACTTCCTCCGGGGAATCAAAGAGTATCGATGCCCGGCCAAGCGACAGCATCGCTCTGGCAGTCCGGTTCCACGCTCCGATCTTTGTGGAAGATTCGATTGTTCAGCAGTATGAGGCGTTCAATAAGGATAAGCAGTAA
- a CDS encoding NUDIX hydrolase — protein MTTKLSGGPYVTVDAIIELSEGIVIIQRSNPPFGWALPGGFVDYGESLEDAVTREAKEETNLDLTEVQQFHTYSDPQRDPRFHTVGTVFIARAKGTPKAGDDAAGLKIIKLSEIKDIDFAFDHKKILGDYLKTKKV, from the coding sequence GTGACCACCAAATTATCCGGCGGGCCTTATGTTACCGTGGATGCAATTATCGAATTATCCGAAGGGATCGTCATTATCCAGCGCAGTAACCCGCCTTTTGGCTGGGCGCTGCCCGGTGGTTTTGTGGATTACGGGGAGAGCCTGGAGGATGCGGTAACCAGGGAGGCCAAAGAAGAGACTAACCTGGATTTAACTGAAGTCCAACAGTTTCATACTTATTCTGATCCCCAGCGTGACCCAAGATTTCATACTGTCGGCACGGTTTTTATTGCCAGAGCCAAAGGTACGCCCAAAGCCGGAGATGATGCCGCGGGTTTAAAAATTATTAAATTAAGCGAAATTAAGGATATCGATTTTGCCTTTGACCACAAAAAGATCCTCGGGGATTATCTTAAAACAAAGAAGGTTTAG
- a CDS encoding cytidine/deoxycytidylate deaminase family protein, producing the protein MKKKIITHKRPSWDEYFLEMAKLVSKRSTCLRRSVGAVLVRDKRILATGYNGAPSGLKHCIEIGCIRQKLKIPSGERHELCRALHAEQNALIQSSLHGISVKGATLYSTTQPCVICAKMLINAGIKEIVITHGYPDKMSMDLLRQAKIKIRKI; encoded by the coding sequence ATGAAAAAGAAAATAATTACGCATAAGCGGCCAAGCTGGGATGAATATTTTTTAGAGATGGCCAAGTTGGTTTCCAAAAGGTCCACCTGTTTACGCCGCAGCGTGGGGGCTGTTTTGGTCAGGGATAAAAGAATCCTGGCTACCGGTTATAACGGGGCACCCAGCGGCCTGAAACACTGCATCGAAATAGGCTGCATCCGCCAGAAATTAAAGATTCCATCTGGAGAGCGCCATGAATTATGCCGCGCCCTGCACGCGGAGCAGAATGCTCTCATTCAGTCTTCCTTACACGGAATAAGCGTTAAAGGCGCCACCTTGTATTCTACGACCCAACCCTGCGTTATCTGCGCAAAGATGCTGATTAACGCCGGGATAAAAGAGATTGTCATTACCCACGGTTATCCGGATAAGATGTCGATGGATTTATTAAGGCAGGCAAAAATCAAGATAAGAAAAATATGA